A part of Gavia stellata isolate bGavSte3 unplaced genomic scaffold, bGavSte3.hap2 HAP2_SCAFFOLD_34, whole genome shotgun sequence genomic DNA contains:
- the LOC132320885 gene encoding E3 ubiquitin-protein ligase TRIM36-like, with protein TIKGIERELICPACKELFTHPLILPCQHNVCHKCVKEILSAFEDSFADGGSESSNQSSPRIQSSSSSMDRISRSGTKRNSLTPRSSLFPCPGCQRDTDLGERGINGLFRNFTLETIVERYRQAARAAVAIMCDFCKPPPQEATKSCMDCRASYCNECFKIHHPWGTVKAQHKHVGPTTNFRPKILMCPEHEMERVNMYCEICRRPVCHLCKLGGCHANHRVTTMSTAYKTLKEKLSKDIEYLISKESQVKAHITQLDLLLKETECNSERAKEEASRSFEKLSHVLEEKKSAALRAIETSKNLRLEKLQTQAEEYQGLLENNGLVGYAQEVLKETDPSCFVQTAKQLHDRIQKATESLKSFRPAAETTFEDFVVDIAKQEEILGDLSFHSNGLEIPEINEEQSRMYNKALISWECPGKTDSADIYVLEYRKLNREEESATWQEIKVCSKSKVISDLDDDSSYAFRVRGYKGSICSPWSREVILRTPPAPVFSFLFDDKCGYNSEHLLLNPGRTSVESRAGFPLLLGSERMQIGCYTTLDYIIGDTGIAKGKHVWAFRVEAYSYLVKVGVVSSNQIQKLFHNTHDVTSPRYEQDSGHDSGSEDAFFDSPQPFTLVTLGMKKFFIPTTPAAPKDPASRILPLPSCLGICLDCDKGKVGFYDAGRMKCLYECEVDCSGMMYPAFALMGGAAVHLEEPVTAKYGEYHDDI; from the exons accattaagggtatcgaaagagagctcatctgcccagcatgcaaggaattatttacccatccactgatccttccttgccagcacaatgtctgtcacaaatgtgtgaaagaaatactctctgcatttgaagactctttcgctgatggaggctctgaatcctctaatcagagtagccctcgaattcaaagctcttcttccagcatggacaggattagtagatcaggtac aaaacgtaactcactgactcctagatcgagtctgtttccttgtccgggttgccagcgggatactgatctcggagaacgtggcatcaatggcttatttcgcaactttactttggaaaccattgtggaaagatacagacaggcagccagggcagccgttgctattatgtgcgatttctgcaaacctccacctcaagaggccacaaagagctgcatggactgcagggcaagctattgcaacgaatgtttcaaaatacaccatccttggggaactgtgaaagcccaacataaacatgtaggaccaaccaccaacttcagacccaag attttgatgtgtccagaacatgaaatggagagggtaaacatgtactgtgaaatctgcagaaggcctgtttgtcatctttgtaaactgggtggatgtcatgcaaaccatagagtaacaaccatgagcactgcctacaaaacccttaag gagaagctttcaaaagatattgagtacctcatcagtaaggagagccaggtgaaagctcacatcacacagctggatctgctgctgaaagaaacagag tgcaacagtgaacgagctaaagaagaagcatctcggagctttgagaaattatctcatgtcctagaagagaagaagtccgcagctcttagggcaattgaaacttctaagaatttaaggctggaaaaattgcaaacgcaagcagaggaatatcaagggctcctggaaaataatggccttgtaggatatgctcaagaggtgcttaaagaaactgatccatcttgttttgttcaaacagcaaaacagcttcatgacag aatccaaaaagctactgaatctctgaagagcttcaggccagcagctgaaactacttttgaagactttgtggtggacatagctaagcaagaagagatccttggtgacttgtccttccattccaatg gtctagaaataccagaaatcaatgaagagcagagcagaatgtacaacaaagctctgatcagctgggaatgccctgggaagacagactcAGCTGATATCTATGTTCTTGAGTATCGTAAGCTTaatagagaagaggagagtgcgacgtggcaggagatcaaagtttgcagcaagagcaaagtaatatCTGATCTTGATGATGACAGCTCCTATGCCTTTAGAGTTCGAGGATATAAAGGGTCCATCTGTAGCCCTTGGAGCCGAGAAGTTATTTTGCGtacgcctccagctccag ttttcagttttctttttgatgacaaatgtgggtacaacagtgaacatctcctgctgaacccaggaagaacctctgtggaaagcagggctggatttcctctACTGCTGGGATCTGAGCGCATGCAGATCGGATGCTACACAACCCTGGATTACATCATTGGCGACACCGGGATTGCCAAAGGGAAGCACGTCTGGGCTTTTCGTGTGGAAGCCTATTCATacctggtgaaagtgggagttgtttctagcaaccagatacagaaattgttccataatacccatgatgtgaccagcccaag gtacgagcaagacagtggtcatgacagtgggagtgaagatgccttctttgactcaccacagcctttcacactggtcactttaggcatgaagaagttctttatccccacaacacctgctgcccccaaggATCCAGCAAGCagaatccttcccctgccatcgtgcttgggcatctgcctcgactgtgacaaaggcaaggtGGGGTTCTACGACGCAGGCCgtatgaaatgcctttatgagtgcgaggtggactgctctggcatgatgtacccagcatttgccttaatgggtggtgcagcagttcatcttgaggaacctgtcacagcaaagtacGGGGAGTACCACGACGACATCTAG